One region of Mesobacillus boroniphilus genomic DNA includes:
- a CDS encoding aminoglycoside 6-adenylyltransferase, with the protein MYTSEERNTYFEKAIREIKSSDLVEGIIQLGSGVIGYKDEHSDIDLMVATFKIEDAEKIRDFVRETLSDFNPSYIKEKAFSKDIFLLIAIMQNGLEFNVSIVPREFLSVKSPLWKVIVDKTGFVTEKMETEKEIFENKPVKYNVGIDVAFEFVYCALALEKELKRNNLIYALKMLEDMRDYTLIVQALNEDKKLHQFKGYETLNPSFIKAYLSTYSGEVTVENLRVSSEKVKDLFINTLKQSSIFSMDYDLEQLLAKNKITRIS; encoded by the coding sequence ATGTATACTTCCGAAGAAAGAAACACTTATTTTGAAAAAGCCATAAGAGAAATCAAGTCTTCCGATTTAGTGGAAGGAATCATTCAATTAGGATCTGGAGTAATTGGTTATAAAGATGAACACTCTGATATTGACTTAATGGTTGCTACCTTTAAAATCGAAGATGCTGAAAAAATAAGAGATTTTGTTCGTGAAACCCTAAGTGATTTTAATCCAAGCTACATCAAAGAAAAAGCATTCAGCAAAGACATTTTTCTTTTGATTGCCATCATGCAAAATGGACTGGAATTCAATGTTTCTATTGTCCCAAGAGAATTTTTATCAGTAAAATCGCCGTTATGGAAAGTCATTGTTGATAAAACTGGGTTTGTAACCGAGAAGATGGAAACTGAAAAAGAAATCTTCGAAAACAAACCGGTTAAGTATAATGTAGGAATTGACGTGGCATTTGAGTTTGTTTATTGCGCTTTAGCATTAGAGAAAGAATTGAAGCGAAACAACTTAATCTATGCACTAAAAATGCTCGAAGATATGAGAGACTATACCCTTATCGTACAAGCATTAAATGAGGACAAAAAACTTCATCAGTTTAAAGGTTATGAAACTCTTAACCCTTCTTTTATAAAAGCATACCTTTCTACATATTCAGGAGAGGTAACAGTTGAAAACTTAAGAGTTTCATCTGAAAAGGTAAAAGATCTTTTTATAAACACATTGAAGCAAAGTTCCATTTTTTCTATGGACTATGATTTAGAGCAACTTTTAGCTAAGAATAAAATAACAAGGATATCCTAA
- a CDS encoding type 1 glutamine amidotransferase domain-containing protein, translating to MAKVLAVLSSGYKDEENNYETGWWGEELFAPMQLLEQAGHQVDLASPLGGKPVIDKMSISEEYDPKGTYKELYESGKADDTMELSDVNPDEYDVVLIVGGHGAMYDLAKDQDLHTIMNKIYDGGGIVAAECHGPAPLVFAKRPNGESFIAGKKVTGYPDEMEPEGLLDILPFSLEQEMRKISNYEQGNLEKTGHAVWADEQLVTSRDPFSSKLMGEELVKALEKKGKN from the coding sequence ATGGCAAAAGTTTTAGCAGTATTATCAAGTGGTTATAAGGATGAAGAAAACAATTATGAAACAGGCTGGTGGGGAGAGGAATTATTCGCACCGATGCAGCTCCTTGAACAGGCTGGCCATCAAGTTGATTTGGCATCGCCGCTTGGAGGCAAGCCGGTTATCGATAAAATGAGCATTAGTGAAGAATACGATCCGAAAGGTACTTATAAAGAGCTTTATGAGTCCGGAAAAGCGGATGATACGATGGAGCTTTCTGATGTAAATCCTGACGAATACGATGTCGTGCTCATTGTTGGCGGGCATGGTGCAATGTATGACCTGGCGAAGGATCAGGATTTGCATACGATCATGAACAAAATTTACGATGGAGGCGGAATTGTCGCAGCGGAATGCCATGGTCCTGCACCGCTGGTGTTTGCGAAGCGTCCAAATGGTGAAAGCTTTATTGCTGGTAAAAAAGTGACAGGTTATCCAGATGAAATGGAGCCAGAAGGTTTGTTAGATATCCTGCCGTTCAGCCTGGAGCAGGAAATGAGAAAGATCAGCAATTATGAGCAGGGAAATCTAGAAAAAACAGGACATGCTGTATGGGCAGACGAGCAGCTTGTTACAAGCCGCGATCCATTTTCATCTAAGTTGATGGGAGAAGAGTTGGTTAAGGCGTTGGAGAAAAAGGGGAAGAATTAA
- a CDS encoding cell wall hydrolase codes for MPRVKYTDSDVALVARMMRAEAEGEGPLGMLMVGNVVVNRLKANCLDFKDLRSIRDVIFQIQGGNYSFEAVQKGNVFYNRARSAEKKLAKQTLDYWWQHPSKYALWYFNPYAPCPPTWYNQPFTGQYKQHCYYEPIANTCEGAYRL; via the coding sequence ATGCCAAGGGTAAAATATACAGACAGTGACGTTGCACTAGTTGCCAGGATGATGAGGGCAGAGGCTGAAGGGGAAGGTCCGCTGGGAATGCTAATGGTTGGTAATGTAGTTGTAAATCGACTTAAAGCGAATTGTCTGGATTTTAAAGATTTAAGGTCTATAAGAGACGTGATTTTTCAAATTCAAGGAGGAAATTATTCATTTGAAGCAGTTCAAAAGGGCAATGTTTTTTATAACCGGGCAAGAAGTGCAGAAAAAAAATTAGCAAAACAAACCTTGGATTATTGGTGGCAACACCCTTCCAAGTATGCTCTTTGGTACTTTAATCCATATGCTCCCTGTCCACCTACCTGGTACAATCAACCTTTTACTGGGCAATATAAACAACACTGTTATTATGAACCAATTGCTAATACATGTGAAGGTGCTTATAGATTGTAG